One window from the genome of Castellaniella sp. MT123 encodes:
- a CDS encoding pyruvate, water dikinase regulatory protein has translation MTDPAIERPVFIVSDSTGITAETFSHAVLSQFEEIPFQAIRLPFIDSVEKANAAARRITQRAELGGPPPLVFSTLVDPEIADRIRESPCIFLDLFGAFVQHLEGVLGVKSNRSVGRSHTNGLSKQYNNRIEAINFSLAHDDGQYIQGLEQADVILVGVSRCGKTPTSLYLAMQYAVKAANYPLIPEDFDRGALPATLLPYRRKLFGLSIQPERLAEVRNERRPNSTYASLKQCRQEIADSERLMRMENIPWLSTTTRSIEEISTKILDEVGLDRMSY, from the coding sequence ATGACCGACCCCGCAATCGAACGACCCGTATTCATCGTCTCGGACAGCACGGGGATTACCGCCGAGACCTTCAGCCACGCGGTGCTCTCCCAATTCGAGGAAATCCCCTTCCAGGCTATCCGCCTGCCCTTCATCGACTCGGTCGAAAAGGCCAACGCGGCGGCGCGGCGCATCACCCAGCGGGCCGAACTGGGCGGGCCGCCTCCGTTGGTGTTCAGTACGCTCGTCGACCCGGAAATCGCCGACCGCATCCGCGAGTCGCCCTGCATCTTTCTGGACCTGTTCGGCGCCTTCGTGCAGCATCTGGAAGGCGTCCTGGGGGTCAAATCCAACCGTTCGGTGGGCCGGTCCCACACCAATGGGCTGAGCAAACAGTACAACAACCGCATCGAGGCCATCAATTTCAGCCTGGCTCACGACGACGGGCAGTACATCCAGGGGCTGGAACAGGCCGACGTGATCCTGGTCGGGGTCTCGCGCTGCGGCAAAACCCCCACCAGCCTGTATCTGGCCATGCAGTATGCCGTCAAGGCGGCGAACTACCCGCTGATCCCCGAGGACTTCGACCGGGGCGCGCTACCGGCCACGCTGCTGCCCTACCGACGCAAGCTCTTTGGCCTGTCGATCCAGCCGGAACGGCTGGCCGAGGTGCGCAATGAACGTCGCCCGAACAGCACCTACGCGTCCCTGAAGCAGTGCCGCCAGGAAATCGCCGACTCCGAGCGGCTGATGCGCATGGAAAACATCCCCTGGCTGTCGACCACGACGCGTTCGATCGAGGAAATCTCCACGAAGATCCTGGACGAGGTCGGGCTGGACCGGATGAGCTACTGA